From Zingiber officinale cultivar Zhangliang chromosome 5B, Zo_v1.1, whole genome shotgun sequence, the proteins below share one genomic window:
- the LOC121983844 gene encoding pentatricopeptide repeat-containing protein At4g35850, mitochondrial-like isoform X2, producing the protein MMLDGVQPMRDTFHALIVGTMKGNRLQDAFFFRDEMKAMGLPPDVNLYHFLISTCGKCKNSDAAIKLLEEMKRHGVKLKGETYICLLNALATTGRTDQVYAIVRDMTAAGLGLNKFCYAGLISAYKNKQPTTEETTTKIIELVKQSKGWSSVETSTDSGENVMMNVSEEELYNIPTAEFVHRRAFINRNLTVYHVAVHACAELKSKETLETILDMIKQDGYSFDAFIAMHAMRCYFNCEDIDSGVKIFEDYTRSRPPLAELCATLAEGAMVGYTPRGMQLAQETLEKMHARGIFLNTKMGNDLLLAAAGEKTGGYTTANYVWDLCQNRGINSNFAAVKAYYEGLKEREIPPDDPRLVTVGHIYDNLNLRFGGRRIRVDR; encoded by the exons ATGATGCTGGACGGAGTCCAGCCAATGCGGGACACTTTCCACGCTCTCATTGTCGGGACCATGAAGGGGAACCGGCTTCAGGATGCTTTCTTCTTCCGCGATGAGATGAAAGCTATGGGTTTACCCCCTGAT GTTAATCTGTACCACTTTTTGATATCAACTTGTGGGAAATGTAAGAATTCTGATGCAGCCATCAAG CTTTTGGAAGAAATGAAGAGGCATGGAGTCAAGTTGAAAGGTGAAACCTACATATGTCTCCTTAATGCCCTTGCAACAACAGGCCGTACAGATCAAGT TTATGCCATTGTTCGTGATATGACTGCTGCTGGTCTTGGGTTAAATAAGTTCTGTTATGCTGGACTTATAAGTGCATATAAGAATAAGCAACCAACTACTGAAGAAACAACTACAAAG ATTATTGAGCTTGTTAAGCAATCAAAAGGATGGTCTTCTGTTGAAACATCAACTGACAGTGGTGAGAACGTGATGATGAACGTGTCAGAAGAGGAGTTGTACAATATTCCTACTGCAGAATTTGTGCACAGAAGGGCGTTTATAAACAGGAATTTAACAGTGTATCATGTGGCTGTGCATGCTTGTGCAGAGTTGAAAAGCAAAGAA ACTCTGGAAACAATtcttgatatgatcaaacaagatGGTTATTCATTTGATGCTTTCATTGCTATGCATGCAATGAG GTGCTACTTCAATTGTGAGGATATTGATTCTGGTGTTAAGATCTTTGAAGATTATACAAGGTCAAGACCTCCACTTGCTGAATTATGTGCG ACTCTGGCTGAAGGAGCGATGGTTGGATACACACCTAGAGGGATGCAACTTGCTCAAGAGACTCTA GAGAAAATGCATGCAAGAGGAATTTTCTTAAACACAAAGATGGGAAATGATCTTCTGCTTGCTGCAGCGGGAGAGAAG ACGGGTGGATACACCACTGCAAACTACGTATGGGATCTTTGCCAGAACCGTGGAATCAATTCAAATTTTGCTGCTGTTAAGGCTTATTATGAAGGCTTAAAG GAAAGAGAGATCCCTCCAGACGATCCTAGGCTTGTAACGGTCGGGCACATTTATGACAATCTAAATCTTAGATTTGGAGGAAGGAGAATCAGAGTGGACCGGTAA
- the LOC121983843 gene encoding mitogen-activated protein kinase kinase 1-like, translating to MRGAKQLKQLKLDVTPQEAPVDKFLTASGTFTDGDLRLNQRGLRLISDETQTSQPPDVEDVEFSREDLETIKVIGKGSGGIVQLVRHKWLGTFYALKGIQMCIQETVRKQIVQELKINKASQCPHVVVCYHSFYHNGVISLVLEYMDRGSLADVIKQVKTILEPYLAVVCKQVLKGLVYLHHERHVIHRDIKPSNLLVNHKGEVKITDFGVSAVLLNSMGQRDTFVGTYNYMAPERISGTSYDYKSDIWSLGLVILESATGHFPYTSTETEGYLSFYELLEAIVDQPPPSAPSDQFSPEFCSFISACIQKDPKQRLSSLELLSHPFIKKFEDKDIDLAILVGSLDPPVNLAE from the exons ATGAGGGGCGCCAAGCAATTGAAGCAGCTGAAGCTCGATGTTACCCCCCAGGAAGCCCCCGTCGACAAATTCCT GACGGCGAGTGGCACGTTCACGGATGGGGATTTGCGGTTGAATCAGAGGGGACTGCGGTTGATCTCTGATGAAACTCAAACTAGTCAG CCACCAGATGTGGAAGATGTAGAGTTCTCTAGGGAAGATCTTGAGACCATTAAAGTCATAGGGAAGGGAAGTGGAGGAATTGTTCAACTGGTGCGCCATAAATGGCTTGGAACATTTTATGCTCTAAAG GGTATTCAGATGTGCATTCAGGAAACAGTTCGTAAACAAATTGTGCAAGAACTTAAGATAAATAAGGCCTCTCAGTGCCCTCACGTTGTTGTTTGTTACCATTCTTTCTACCACAATGGTGTTATTTCTCTAGTACTTGAGTACATGGACCGTGGGTCACTTGCAGATGTAATTAAGCAAGTCAAAACAATTCTTGAGCCATATCTAGCAGTTGTCTGTAAGCAG GTTCTGAAGGGTTTAGTATATCTGCATCATGAGCGACATGTAATTCATAGGGATATAAAGCCATCAAACTTGTTAGTCAACCATAAAGGTGAGGTGAAGATCACAGATTTTGGAGTAAGTGCAGTGCTTCTCAATTCCATGGGTCAGCGTGATACATTTGTTGGCACCTATAACTATATGGCG CCTGAACGAATTAGTGGAACCTCATATGACTACAAAAGTGACATCTGGAGTTTGGGCTTGGTAATCCTTGAGTCTGCAACTGGCCATTTTCCTTACACATCAACAGAGACAGAAGGATATTTGAGTTTTTATGAACTTCTAGAGGCTATTGTGGATCAACCACCACCTTCTGCTCCCTCAGATCAGTTCTCCCCAGAGTTCTGTTCGTTCATATCAGCTTG CATACAGAAAGACCCTAAGCAACGCCTGTCATCCTTGGAGCTCCTG AGTCATCCTTTCATCAAAAAATTTGAGGACAAGGACATCGATCTGGCAATTCTTGTTGGCAGCTTAGATCCTCCTGTAAACTTAGCTGAGTGA
- the LOC121983844 gene encoding pentatricopeptide repeat-containing protein At4g35850, mitochondrial-like isoform X1, whose product MNILKNFASSRGHFLFLLTKCRPFSVETAEYAKRNYANNISEYNTVIGSLIGQRRGFLLRDVYEDMMLDGVQPMRDTFHALIVGTMKGNRLQDAFFFRDEMKAMGLPPDVNLYHFLISTCGKCKNSDAAIKLLEEMKRHGVKLKGETYICLLNALATTGRTDQVYAIVRDMTAAGLGLNKFCYAGLISAYKNKQPTTEETTTKIIELVKQSKGWSSVETSTDSGENVMMNVSEEELYNIPTAEFVHRRAFINRNLTVYHVAVHACAELKSKETLETILDMIKQDGYSFDAFIAMHAMRCYFNCEDIDSGVKIFEDYTRSRPPLAELCATLAEGAMVGYTPRGMQLAQETLEKMHARGIFLNTKMGNDLLLAAAGEKTGGYTTANYVWDLCQNRGINSNFAAVKAYYEGLKEREIPPDDPRLVTVGHIYDNLNLRFGGRRIRVDR is encoded by the exons ATGAACATTTTGAAGAATTTTGCAT CTAGTCGTGGCCACTTCCTGTTTCTTCTGACCAAATGCCGTCCCTTTTCTGTGGAGACGGCTGAGTACGCGAAGAGAAACTATGCTAATAACATATCCGAGTACAACACCGTCATCGGGTCCCTGATCGGCCAGCGAAG AGGATTCTTGTTGAGGGATGTGTATGAAGACATGATGCTGGACGGAGTCCAGCCAATGCGGGACACTTTCCACGCTCTCATTGTCGGGACCATGAAGGGGAACCGGCTTCAGGATGCTTTCTTCTTCCGCGATGAGATGAAAGCTATGGGTTTACCCCCTGAT GTTAATCTGTACCACTTTTTGATATCAACTTGTGGGAAATGTAAGAATTCTGATGCAGCCATCAAG CTTTTGGAAGAAATGAAGAGGCATGGAGTCAAGTTGAAAGGTGAAACCTACATATGTCTCCTTAATGCCCTTGCAACAACAGGCCGTACAGATCAAGT TTATGCCATTGTTCGTGATATGACTGCTGCTGGTCTTGGGTTAAATAAGTTCTGTTATGCTGGACTTATAAGTGCATATAAGAATAAGCAACCAACTACTGAAGAAACAACTACAAAG ATTATTGAGCTTGTTAAGCAATCAAAAGGATGGTCTTCTGTTGAAACATCAACTGACAGTGGTGAGAACGTGATGATGAACGTGTCAGAAGAGGAGTTGTACAATATTCCTACTGCAGAATTTGTGCACAGAAGGGCGTTTATAAACAGGAATTTAACAGTGTATCATGTGGCTGTGCATGCTTGTGCAGAGTTGAAAAGCAAAGAA ACTCTGGAAACAATtcttgatatgatcaaacaagatGGTTATTCATTTGATGCTTTCATTGCTATGCATGCAATGAG GTGCTACTTCAATTGTGAGGATATTGATTCTGGTGTTAAGATCTTTGAAGATTATACAAGGTCAAGACCTCCACTTGCTGAATTATGTGCG ACTCTGGCTGAAGGAGCGATGGTTGGATACACACCTAGAGGGATGCAACTTGCTCAAGAGACTCTA GAGAAAATGCATGCAAGAGGAATTTTCTTAAACACAAAGATGGGAAATGATCTTCTGCTTGCTGCAGCGGGAGAGAAG ACGGGTGGATACACCACTGCAAACTACGTATGGGATCTTTGCCAGAACCGTGGAATCAATTCAAATTTTGCTGCTGTTAAGGCTTATTATGAAGGCTTAAAG GAAAGAGAGATCCCTCCAGACGATCCTAGGCTTGTAACGGTCGGGCACATTTATGACAATCTAAATCTTAGATTTGGAGGAAGGAGAATCAGAGTGGACCGGTAA